A section of the Dromaius novaehollandiae isolate bDroNov1 chromosome 6, bDroNov1.hap1, whole genome shotgun sequence genome encodes:
- the DUSP29 gene encoding dual specificity phosphatase 29 isoform X2 — MSSVGLNTGKKNAYIAVKVDPDGDYCTPGAFELERLFWKGCPKYTHVNEVWPNLYIGDEKTALDRYSLEKAGFTHILNAAHGQRNVDTGPEYYRDMTVQYHGVEADDLPTFKLSQFFYSASKFIDNALQDGRNKVLVHCAMGRSRSATLVLAYLMIYKNMTVVDAIEQVSRHRCILPNRGFLKQLRELDIALALQRRNTKNSLPSNDGENSTTI; from the exons ATGTCATCAGTAGGTTTGAACACTGGGAAGAAAAATGCATACATAGCAGTCAAAGTGGATCCCGATGGGGATTACTGTACCCCAGGTGCATTTGAACTGGAGCGACTCTTCTGGAAAGGATGTCCAAAGTACACTCACGTCAATGAAGTCTGGCCCAACCTCTACATAGGAGATGA GAAAACTGCATTAGATCGCTACAGCCTTGAGAAGGCAGGCTTCACCCACATCCTTAACGCGGCACATGGTCAGCGGAACGTGGACACAGGACCAGAATACTATCGTGACATGACCGTGCAGTACCATGGAGTGGAAGCAGATGATCTCCCCACTTTCAAGCTCAGCCAGTTCTTTTATTCAGCTTCTAAATTCATTGATAACGCACTTCAGGATGGAAGAA ATAAGGTTCTGGTTCATTGTGCTATGGGTCGCAGCCGGTCAGCTACATTAGTCTTAGCTTACCTGATGATTTACAAGAACATGACAGTGGTGGATGCCATTGAACAAGTATCAAGGCACCGATGCATCCTGCCGAACCGAGGATTCCTGAAGCAGTTGAGAGAACTGGACATAGCGTTGGCACTGCAGAGGAGGAACACCAAGAACAGTCTACCATCCAATGATGGTGAGAACAGCACCACGATCTAG